In Heptranchias perlo isolate sHepPer1 chromosome 21, sHepPer1.hap1, whole genome shotgun sequence, the following proteins share a genomic window:
- the rhobtb1 gene encoding rho-related BTB domain-containing protein 1 isoform X3 gives MKLAYHSGCGIRLVTTIRTGVLHMAGFPLTHIQDMANETLSDVVVLCFSIANPNSLNHVRTMWFPEIKHFCPRTPVVLVGCQLDLRYADLEAVNRARRPLARPIRPNDILPPEKGREVAKELGIPYYETSVFDQFGIKDVFDNAVRGALISRRHLQFWKSHLKKVQKPLLQAPFLPPKPPPPVMKVPDSPVSAFRPSHLLDNPLCTDVMFVLQNQVKIYAHKVYLATSSSKFYDLFLLDLTAESQTGGGKSEKQKKPGRDHLMRTLSLDTDDDSSEISISSIHCTLRTSKSNSILKMTMHEDESSIVNGARAGRPLSSWSKAFNRIHEEVLENPVTKRTGLMTVVRMDHSIQPGPFEAVLRFLYTGELDENEKDLMRIAQIAEILEVFDLRMMVENIQNKEAFMNQEITKAFHVRKANRIKECLAKGTFSDVMLQLEDGSINGHKSLLISSCEWMAAMFGGSFLESSNKEVYFPTTSKACMQAVLEYLYTSQFSFNSKLDPIELIVLANRLCLPRFVALTEQYAVQELLKAVKEGVDIDGEVLTYLELAQFHNAHQLSAWCLHHICTSYNSVCCKFRKEIKAKSPENQEYFEKHRWPPVWYLKEEDHYQRVKKEREKDEVALHKHHSKRRWCFWHHSAVV, from the exons GGTTTCCTCTGACCCACATTCAAGATATGGCAAATGAAACACT GTCTGATGTGGTGGTCCTGTGCTTCTCAATTGCTAACCCTAATTCCCTTAACCATGTAAGAACAATGTGGTTTCCTGAAATCAAGCACTTTTGTCCACGAACACCTGTTGTCTTAGTTGGCTGTCAGTTGGACTTGCGTTATGCTGATCTTGAGGCTGTAAATCGTGCACGACGGCCCTTAGCAAG ACCAATAAGACCTAATGACATTTTACCTCCTGAAAAAGGCCGAGAGGTAGCCAAAGAACTTGGGATCCCGTATTACGAAACAAGCGTGTTTGATCAGTTTGGCATCAAGGATGTATTTGATAATGCCGTCAGAGGTGCACTGATTTCTAGGCGACACCTTCAGTTCTGGAAATCTCATTTAAAGAAGGTACAGAAGCCTTTACTCCAGGCACCATTCCTACCACCTAAGCCACCGCCTCCAGTAATGAAAGTTCCTGATAGTCCTGTGAGTGCTTTTAGACCTAGTCATCTGCTCGACAATCCACTGTGTACTGATGTTATGTTTGTACTTCAGAACCAGGTTAAAATCTATGCTCACAAGGTATACCTGGCTACCTCATCCTCAAAATTTTATGACCTGTTTTTGTTGGATCTAACTGCTGAATCTCAGACAGGTGGTGGGAAAAGTGAGAAACAGAAGAAACCGGGTCGAGACCATTTGATGAGAACTTTGAGCCTCGACACAGATGATGACAGCAGTGAAATCAGCATCAGTTCAATACACTGCACTCTAAGAACATCCAAGAGTAATagcattttgaaaatgactatGCACGAGGATGAATCTTCAATAGTGAATGGAGCACGAGCAGGAAGACCGCTGTCTTCATGGAGCAAGGCCTTTAATCGTATTCACGAAGAAGTCCTGGAGAACCCTGTAACAAAGAGGACGGGTCTCATGACAGTAGTTAGGATGGACCATTCAATCCAGCCAGGGCCTTTTGAAGCTGTATTACGATTTCTCTACACAGGAGAACTGGACGAAAATGAGAAAGATCTGATGAGAATTGCACAAATAGCAGAGATTTTGGAAGTTTTTGACTTGCGTATGATGGTTGAAAATATTCAAAATAAGGAAGCCTTTATGAATCAAGAGATCACAAAAGCATTTCATGTCAGGAAAGCAAACCGAATAAAGGAATGTTTAGCGAAGGGAACATTTTCTG ATGTAATGCTTCAGTTAGAAGATGGGAGTATTAATGGCCATAAGTCTTTGTTGATTTCTAGCTGTGAGTGGATGGCAGCTATGTTTGGAGGGTCTTTCCTGGAGAGTTCAAATAAAGAG GTCTACTTCCCCACCACAAGCAAGGCTTGCATGCAAGCAGTTCTGGAGTACCTGTACACCAGCCAATTCTCATTCAATTCAAAGCTTGATCCAATTGAGCTGATTGTCCTGGCAAACAGGCTGTGCCTTCCACGTTTTGTGGCTCTGACAG AACAATATGCTGTGCAGGAGTTGTTGAAAGCAGTAAAAGAAGGTGTTGATATTGATGGAGAAGTGTTGACGTACCTGGAACTTGCCCAA TTTCATAATGCACATCAACTGTCAGCTTGGTGTTTGCATCACATCTGTACAAGCTACAACAGTGTTTGCTGCAAGTTCAGGAAAGAGATAAAGGCAAAATCTCCTG AAAACCAAGAGTATTTTGAAAAGCACCGTTGGCCACCTGTGTGGTACCTTAAAGAAGAGGACCATTACCAGCGAGTGAAAAAGGAACGCGAGAAGGATGAGGTTGCTCTTCACAAGCATCACTCGAAACGCAGGTGGTGTTTCTGGCACCATTCTGCTGTTGTCTAA
- the rhobtb1 gene encoding rho-related BTB domain-containing protein 1 isoform X4 produces MRSDVVVLCFSIANPNSLNHVRTMWFPEIKHFCPRTPVVLVGCQLDLRYADLEAVNRARRPLARPIRPNDILPPEKGREVAKELGIPYYETSVFDQFGIKDVFDNAVRGALISRRHLQFWKSHLKKVQKPLLQAPFLPPKPPPPVMKVPDSPVSAFRPSHLLDNPLCTDVMFVLQNQVKIYAHKVYLATSSSKFYDLFLLDLTAESQTGGGKSEKQKKPGRDHLMRTLSLDTDDDSSEISISSIHCTLRTSKSNSILKMTMHEDESSIVNGARAGRPLSSWSKAFNRIHEEVLENPVTKRTGLMTVVRMDHSIQPGPFEAVLRFLYTGELDENEKDLMRIAQIAEILEVFDLRMMVENIQNKEAFMNQEITKAFHVRKANRIKECLAKGTFSDVMLQLEDGSINGHKSLLISSCEWMAAMFGGSFLESSNKEVYFPTTSKACMQAVLEYLYTSQFSFNSKLDPIELIVLANRLCLPRFVALTEQYAVQELLKAVKEGVDIDGEVLTYLELAQFHNAHQLSAWCLHHICTSYNSVCCKFRKEIKAKSPENQEYFEKHRWPPVWYLKEEDHYQRVKKEREKDEVALHKHHSKRRWCFWHHSAVV; encoded by the exons ATGAG GTCTGATGTGGTGGTCCTGTGCTTCTCAATTGCTAACCCTAATTCCCTTAACCATGTAAGAACAATGTGGTTTCCTGAAATCAAGCACTTTTGTCCACGAACACCTGTTGTCTTAGTTGGCTGTCAGTTGGACTTGCGTTATGCTGATCTTGAGGCTGTAAATCGTGCACGACGGCCCTTAGCAAG ACCAATAAGACCTAATGACATTTTACCTCCTGAAAAAGGCCGAGAGGTAGCCAAAGAACTTGGGATCCCGTATTACGAAACAAGCGTGTTTGATCAGTTTGGCATCAAGGATGTATTTGATAATGCCGTCAGAGGTGCACTGATTTCTAGGCGACACCTTCAGTTCTGGAAATCTCATTTAAAGAAGGTACAGAAGCCTTTACTCCAGGCACCATTCCTACCACCTAAGCCACCGCCTCCAGTAATGAAAGTTCCTGATAGTCCTGTGAGTGCTTTTAGACCTAGTCATCTGCTCGACAATCCACTGTGTACTGATGTTATGTTTGTACTTCAGAACCAGGTTAAAATCTATGCTCACAAGGTATACCTGGCTACCTCATCCTCAAAATTTTATGACCTGTTTTTGTTGGATCTAACTGCTGAATCTCAGACAGGTGGTGGGAAAAGTGAGAAACAGAAGAAACCGGGTCGAGACCATTTGATGAGAACTTTGAGCCTCGACACAGATGATGACAGCAGTGAAATCAGCATCAGTTCAATACACTGCACTCTAAGAACATCCAAGAGTAATagcattttgaaaatgactatGCACGAGGATGAATCTTCAATAGTGAATGGAGCACGAGCAGGAAGACCGCTGTCTTCATGGAGCAAGGCCTTTAATCGTATTCACGAAGAAGTCCTGGAGAACCCTGTAACAAAGAGGACGGGTCTCATGACAGTAGTTAGGATGGACCATTCAATCCAGCCAGGGCCTTTTGAAGCTGTATTACGATTTCTCTACACAGGAGAACTGGACGAAAATGAGAAAGATCTGATGAGAATTGCACAAATAGCAGAGATTTTGGAAGTTTTTGACTTGCGTATGATGGTTGAAAATATTCAAAATAAGGAAGCCTTTATGAATCAAGAGATCACAAAAGCATTTCATGTCAGGAAAGCAAACCGAATAAAGGAATGTTTAGCGAAGGGAACATTTTCTG ATGTAATGCTTCAGTTAGAAGATGGGAGTATTAATGGCCATAAGTCTTTGTTGATTTCTAGCTGTGAGTGGATGGCAGCTATGTTTGGAGGGTCTTTCCTGGAGAGTTCAAATAAAGAG GTCTACTTCCCCACCACAAGCAAGGCTTGCATGCAAGCAGTTCTGGAGTACCTGTACACCAGCCAATTCTCATTCAATTCAAAGCTTGATCCAATTGAGCTGATTGTCCTGGCAAACAGGCTGTGCCTTCCACGTTTTGTGGCTCTGACAG AACAATATGCTGTGCAGGAGTTGTTGAAAGCAGTAAAAGAAGGTGTTGATATTGATGGAGAAGTGTTGACGTACCTGGAACTTGCCCAA TTTCATAATGCACATCAACTGTCAGCTTGGTGTTTGCATCACATCTGTACAAGCTACAACAGTGTTTGCTGCAAGTTCAGGAAAGAGATAAAGGCAAAATCTCCTG AAAACCAAGAGTATTTTGAAAAGCACCGTTGGCCACCTGTGTGGTACCTTAAAGAAGAGGACCATTACCAGCGAGTGAAAAAGGAACGCGAGAAGGATGAGGTTGCTCTTCACAAGCATCACTCGAAACGCAGGTGGTGTTTCTGGCACCATTCTGCTGTTGTCTAA